The genomic region AGCGTGAACGACTCGTGGCTGAGCGTGGCGCAGAGGGTAGTAATGGAGGTCGCGCCGCCCTGCTCGCGGTGAGCGCCGGTAATCTGGCCGGGTAAGAAGGAGGCCAGGTTACTGATGATCTGCCCCTCAAACTGCGTGGAGGAGCAGGCCGCTGTAGAATGCTGAAAGATGATGCCCAGCAAGCTGATCGAGAGGATGAGCAGGGGAAAGACCGAAAGCATCAGGTTATAGGAGAGCATTCCGGCCAGGTTAAACATCCAGTCGCGGTTAATTTTGATCCAAAAGCGCCCAAGCTGGCGCAGCATTCCGGCCATCGTCTCTCTCTCCTGCCTGCCTCGTGCTGCCTTTCGCGCGCGGGCAGCGCCATGTAGTTTCCTCTGTAAGTAACACGACGCTCCGATTCCGCAAGATTCAGAAAGAATGATAGAGTGTATTGGTCTACATTGTCGCGTTGCTCCAGGTTGGTGAAGCTATGAAGATTACCGCCATTGAAACACAGACCAGGCGAGCAGACCGGCGCTCGATCTTTATTGACGGCGCGTTTGCGCTGGCGCTGGATGAGACGCTGGCGCTGGAATATGGGGTGTTTGTGGGGCGCGAGGTGAGCCAGGAAGAACTGGACCAGTGGCGCGCCGCCGATCTGTTTCAGCAAACCCTGAACCATGCCTTGAACTTTATCACCTATCGGCCCCGCAGCCGCCAGGAGGTGCGCCGCAATCTTCAGGGGCGGCGCGTGGCGCCGGAGGTGATCGAGCAGACGCTGGCAAAGCTGGAGGAGATGGGGGTGCTGAGCGATCAGCAGTTTGCGGAGTTCTGGGTGGAGAACCGCGAGCAGTTTAATCCGCGCGGCGCTCGCGCGCTCAGCGCGGAACTGCGCCAGAAGGGCGTGGACCGCGAAACAATTGAAGCAACGATAGCCCCGGAGCGCGACGAGGAGCGGGCGCTGGCGGCTGCGCAGAAGAAGCTGCGCAGCCTGATGAACGCTGACTATCAAACCTTCCGCAAGCAGCTGGGCGCGTTTTTGCTGCGGCGCGGCTTCAGCTATGGCGTCTCCGCTGGGGCGGTGCGCCAGCTTTGGGAGCAGCTTCACCAGGAGCGGCCAGCAGAGGAGGATGGGGAGGTGTTTGTGGAGGATGCGCGGCTGGATGAGTAACTATTTTCCGCTGAGTACCCCTTGCGCAAGCACGCTTTTTTGTGTATACTTTGCGCGGTGAGGCTCTGTGATGGAGCCTCAGAAGAATGTGTGTCTCTGATGGCCCAAAGCGCGATGCTTTGCGTGGCCTGAAAGGAGGGTGCGACGATGGATGTTTGCGCATGTGTTTTTGCGAACATGCCCGCATCTGCGCGTTGTGATCGCGGCCACCGTCTCGACTCTCCACCGCAGCCGACTCCCCAGGGCTGCGCGGTGAACGGCTCCTGACGTTAGTTCACGAAAGACACAACCGGCGGGCATGGCTCCGCCGGATTTTTGTTTCCCTCTGGTGTCATCGGCCAGCGGGACCGCGTGTGTCTTGAAAAGAACAAACGTTTCGCTAAAGGAGCTTTTGCGTTGAACGCTAAACAGACTTTTTCTTCGAGTACGCCAGCATCTTCTTCTCACAACCATACAAACGACGGCCACGCGGGCGGCGCCGCGCCGCCTCTGGCGGAGGGTATGATTATCGAGGGCAGTCGCGGCCTCTATCGCGTGGAGACACCAGAAGGCGCGCTGCTCTGCGTCATTCGTGGCCGTCTGCGCAAGCAACTGGAGTATCCCAGCAGCGCCACCGCCCATAAACGGGTGCAGAAGGCGGTGGTCAAAGAACACGATCCCGTTGCGGTGGGTGATCGCGTGCGCGTGCTGCCAACGGGCGGCGGCAAGGGAGTGATTGAAGAGGTCGTTGCCCGCGCGGGCGGCTCGTTCGCGCGGGCTGATCCCGATGTCGGCAAGGGCAAGATTCGCTCGGTTGCTGGCCTTGACCAGATGATCGCCGTTTTTGCGGCGCGCCATCCCTCGCCCCATGTGCGTATGCTGGACCGCTTTCTGGCGCTGGCGGAGATGCAGCGGGTGGCTGCCGTGATCTGCATCAACAAGGTGGACCTGGGCATCGAACCCTGGCTGGCGGAGCGCCTGGACGCTTACCGCGCCGCTGGCTATCCGGTGATCTTGACCAGTGTGACGACTGGGGAGGGCGTCGAGGCGCTCCGCTGCGCGCTGGATGGGCGTACTTCGGCGTTTCTGGGGCCATCCGGCGTGGGCAAATCGAGCCTGCTGAATGCTTTGCAGCCGGACCTTGCCAGCCGCGTGAGCGAGGTGAGCGAGGCTACCGGCAAGGGACGCCACACGACAACGGGTACGCGCTTCTATCCACTGGATGGGCCAGCGGGCGGCTATATCGCCGATACGGCGGGCATCCGCGCGCTGGCCCTGGGAGGCGCGGCAGATGGTCGGCTCGATCAGTGCTTTCCTGAGTTCCGGCCCTATCTTGGTTCGTGCCATCTCTCCGATTGCAGCCACCTGCACGAACCCCATTGCGCTGTGCGCGCGGCGGTGGCGGCCCACGCGATTGACAGCGGGCGCTACGAGAGCTATTGCCGCCTCTATGGCGGTGAGCGCGATATAGCGATGGGGGATTGGATAGATGGCTAAAGAACGGCTGCAAATGAAGCTGTGCCTGACAGAGCAGCGGCTTGAGGGCAAATGGACCTGTCGTCACCTCACCGCAGATGATATACCTGCGCTGGCGAGGCTGATGTTAGACGCCTATCGGGGTACGATTGATGATGAGGGCGAGTCGCTGGATGATGCGCTGGAAGTGGTGCAAGGCACGTTCGCCGGAACGTCTGGCGCGCTGCTGGAAGCTTGCTCATTTGTGATTGAGGAATGGGGCGAGCCGCTGGCCTGTACTCTTGTGACGTGGTGGGACGAGCAGCCGCTGCTGGCGTATGTGATGACCCATCCAACCGCCAAAAATCGGGGGATGGGCCGCTTCCTGATTGAAAAAAGCGTGAATGCCCTGCTTGCTCAGGGCTACCGGAAGGTATCTCTGTTTGTGACCAGGGGCAACCTCCCGGCGCAGCATCTCTATGAAAGGCTGGGTTTTCAGATCATGTCAACACGTGGCTCTGCTGAGGTGAATGGGACACACCTGTTTTATGAAGTGGCTGGCGCGGGGCATCCACTCGTCTTGCTGCACTCTGGCCTGACCAATTGCCAGATGTGGGATGCCCAATGGGAGACCTTCGCGCAAGAGTATCGTGTCATCCGCTACGACCTGCGCGGCTTTGGCAGGTCAGGGGCGGCTTCCGGGTCGTTCTCCCATCGTGAAGACCTCTCTCAATTACTGCGCTTTTTGAGTGTCGAGCGGGCCTACCTGATCGGCTCTTCGATGGGCGGGCAGTTGGCGATTGATTTCGCGCTGGAACATCCAGAGATGGTGGCGGCGCTGATTCCGGTTGGCTCTGGTGTGAACGGCGAAGCGCCATCGGATTTCTTGCTGGAACGCTGGAGGGAGATTGACGCGGCAGCCGAAGGGAAGGATGTTGCGCAGGCTGTCGAGCTTGAACTGCGGCTGTGGGTTGATGGCCCTGGGCGCACGCCTGAGCAAGTGGACCCTGCGGTGCGGGAGCAGGTGCGTCAGATGAATACTCACAACTTCGAGCGTTCCGAACAGGAGCAGGGACAGCCGCAGCCCCTGGAGCCGCCCGCTCTTTCGCGGCTTGGCGAGATTCGCGCGCCCACGCTGGTCCTGGTGGGTGCGTATGATGTGCCAGATAAGCTGGCGTCTGCTGATCTGCTGGCGCGGGGCATCTCAGGAGCAAAGAAGGTTGTGATGTCCGGCGCGGCGCATCTGCCCTCGATGGAGCAGCCTGGGCCATTTAACCGGCTGGCGCTGGAGTTCCTGGGGAGGCTGTAGTTCCTGTAGTTCCTGGGGGAACTGCTGGAGAAGGATAGATACCGTGTCGAGTAAACAAACCTATACGATTGAGAAATTGCTGCAACCGGGGCCGGACACGCTCACCGCGATCCGGCTCCTGGCGCGGGCATGCGAAGCAGAAGACCATGCCCCTGTACGCATAAGCTGGGGCATGCTGCAATCTCGCCCTGGACTGTCGCCGGATTTTTGCTGTTACCTGGATGGCCTGCTGGTGGGGTATCTCTTCATGGATCATTACGATCCCAAAGAGCGTGAAACCGTTATTCTGGCGCATCCGGCCTATCGCCGACGCGGGATCGGCCAGGCGCTGCTCGCGGAGGCGCGCGAAGCATGCCAGCAGACAGGCGTCGAGCGAATAGTGCTTCTCTGCGAGCGGCGGGCTGCTTCAGGGCAAGCCTTTGTTCAGCGCGTCGGAGCGAGCTTTGACTTTGCCGAACACGAGATGGTCCTGGGCGACTACCAGCCGCTCAATGCCCGCGCCTCTCAGATCATCTTGCGTCGCGCCGAATCCGCCGATCTCGACGCGCTGGCTTCTCTACAGGCCAGCAGCTTTGATGAACCTGAAGATCTGGTGCGTCAGCGTCTCATTCGGCACTGGCAAGATCAGGCCAGCAGGCAGTATATCGCCACGCTGGCGGCTGGGCAGGCTGATACAGCAGAGCCTGTGGGTCTGGTCCGTTTGACGGTAGAAGCCGATGAGACGGGCATCTATGGCCTGGGTGTTGCGCCTGCTTACCAGGGACGTGGCTACGGACGCCAGATCGTCGAGGAAGCTATTCGCGCCGCCCGATCCGCTGATCCGCGCCGCGCGATCATGCTGGATGTGGATGTGAGCAACAGCAGAGCTTTCAATCTGTATAGCTCCTGCGGCTTCCAGGTGCGCGCGACATACGACTACTATAGGCTGAACCTAACTGGCGCGTGAAAACGCTCTTGACGCTGACGATAGCAGGTGCTATGGTACGCGACGATTGAGCGCGCCACAAATCGTAGCAGATCGCTCAATGGGGGTGATGCGGGAAGCCCCGCCAGAAGAGTGTGAACAAATCGTTTGCCAACTAGAAGGATGAGCTATGGGGCTATTTAAGGGGTTCAAGGACTTTATCTTGCGTGGCAACCTGGTGGACCTGGCGGTTGGTTTTGTGGTTGGCGCGGCCTTCGCTGGTCTTGTTCAGGCGTTTGTCACCGATTTGATTACACCTCTCATCAGCATTCCCGGCAAGTTTAGCTTTCCTGAATGGGTTTTCACCATCCGAGGCAGTGTTTTTCATATAGGCCATTTCATCAATACCCTGGTTAGCTTCCTCATAATCTCCGCTGTCGTCTTTCTCTTTGTGGTGCGCCCGGTGGCTGCCATTCTCGATGAAGTCAGGAAACACGAGAAGCAAGCTGAGCCGGGTACTCGCGAGTGTCCATTCTGCCTGAACCAGATCTCCCTCAAGGCCACGCGCTGCGGCTTCTGCACGTCTGAGGTTCCTGCGGTCCCAGCGCCAACGGCTGCGCCTGAAAACGAAAAGAAATGATGCGCAAGCGGCGATGAAGGCATAGTGATTGCAGCAGCGCAGATGGGGCAGTTGAAGCGAGGAGAGAAGCGGGCAGACGCGAATACACGGCGGGTCGTAAGACGCTGCGAAGAGAAACGAGGCAGGGAATCCATGAGTACAACGGCGCCCAAGCACTTTGATGCCGATACACAGAACCGGCTGGCCCAGGCAGAGGAGATTCAGATCGAAACGCGGCGGCCTGGGGCTGGAGCTTCGGCCCATCGCACGACCATCTGGGTCGTTAAGGTAGGCGAGGATGTCTCTATACGGTCCATTCATGGGAATGCTGGCCGATGGTATCAAGAAATCAGGGCCAACCCGACCGGGGTGGTGTACATTGATGGACAACGGATACCAGTGCGGGCGGTTCCCGTGACCGATGACACGACCATTGCGCGAATAAGCGATGAATACCGACGGAAGTATGGCAGCGATCCCTTTCTGCCCTCTATGGTGCGCGATGAGATCTTGCCGATGACTCTGCGGTTGGAACCCATCTGACTCTGAGGCAAGCGGTTTAGCGCGGCCAGCGGCGTGTCCATATGTCTAGGTAGTTGATGACCAGCCCATCGGCAGCCACCATCGCTATTTCTGTTCTTCTTGCTGCTTTCCCTGACCCTGGCGGCGCTTGTCCAGCCAGCTTTTGATCGCGCCTTCTTCGCCAAAGGGCGTTGGCTCGTAATAGCGTCGTCCTTTGAGGGTATCGGGGAGATACTCCTGAAGCGCCTCTGGCGGCGGGCGTGTGGGGTCATCGGTAGTCATCTGCTGGTAGACATCGTGGCTGTAGATATAGCCCTTGCTGTAGTCCAGGTCTTTCATTAACTGGGTGGGGGCGTTGCGAATCCAGAGCGGAACTGGATCGCTGCGAGTCTGCTGCACGTCCTGCTCGACTCGCGCGTAGGCCATATACAGGGCGTTGCTTTTGGGGGCAGCAGCCAGATGCACGACAAGCTGCGCCAGGGCGAGCTTACCTTCAGGCATGCCGATGAAATGTACAGCCTGTTGGGCGGCGACGGCAACGACCAGCGCCTGGGGATCGGCCATGCCTACGTCCTCGCTGGCAAAGCGAATGAGCCGCCGGACGATATAGAGCGGGTCTTCGCCTGCCTCCAGCATGCGCCCCAGCCAGTAGAGGCTGGCGTCGGGGTCAGAGCCGCGCAGGGCTTTATGCAGGGCGGAGATGAGGTTGTAGTGTTCTTCGCCCGCTTTATCATAGAGCAGGGCGCGATGCTGAAGCGCGCCTTCGATAGCCGCGATAGTGATGATGCGCTGGCCGGTTTCGTCCGGCAGAGCGGCGTCTGTCGCCAGTTCCAGGGCGTTGAGGGCGACACGCGCGTCACCGTTGGCGGCGATGGCAAGGAAATCCAGGGCGTTGGGCTGAAGGATGGTCTGAAGACGGCCAAGGCCGCGCTCAGGGTCGCTGAGGGCGCGCTGAATGATAACTGCAACCTGCTCATCAGAGAGGGCGCGCAGGGTGAAGACGCGGGAGCGCGAGAGCAGCGCGGCGTTGACCTCAAAGCTGGGGTTTTCGGTGGTGGCCCCGATCAGCGTAACGACGCCGCGCTCGACATGGGGCAGCACAGCGTCTTGCTGCGCTTTATTGAAGCGATGAATCTCGTCAATAAAAAGGATGGTTCGCTGGTTGTAGGCTTTGCGGCGCTCATTCGCCGTTTCAACAGCTTTACGCAGTTCGACAACGCCAGCGGTCACGGCGCTCAGACGGATAAAATAGGTGTGGGTGGCTCCGGCGATGACTTCGGCCAGCGTGGTCTTGCCGGAGCCGGGCGGCCCCCACAGAATCATCGAGGGTACGTGATCGCTCTCGATGGCGCGGCGCAAGACCTTGCCTGGGCCGATGATATGCTCCTGCCCAACGATCTCATCAAGGGCGCGCGGGCGCATGCGCGCGGCCAGCGGCATATGGGCATCGCTGGCCGATTTTGAGGCAACTGAGCCTGGCGCTTCGTCGGCGTCAAAGAGCGAGCGTTGGTTGTCGGAATGCTCGGAATGAGTCATGGCACTGCTTGCCTTCTGCCTGCAACATCAACAGATACGTTAACAACGATATTCTACCCGCTTTTTCTTGACATCTTCTGTCAGGTTTTGGAGTATCCGTAAAGAGATTGCTGCCATCAAGCCTGATAGCATTATACGTTACAGAACATGAGCCAGTGAGCCGTCCGATCTTTAGTCGGGGGATGAATGGCCCAACGGAACGCGATTGACAACGTATCATATGATGTGATACATTGTTGCCATGAAACAAGGTACAGGATTCCGTTTAACATCCCAGGCCAGAGCGCTCTTAGATGCCATGAGCAAAGCAGACGGTATCTCGCGCACGGCCATGCTGGAAATCTTAATCCGTGAAGGAGCCAAGAAGCGAGGCGTGCGTGCTGATTCTGGAATACAAGCTCAGAGCTAACAAAAGCCAGCAAACAGCAATAGATGAGGCTATCCGTACCACGCAGTTTGTGCGCAATAAGGCACTCCGGCTCTGGATGGATACGCGGGGTACGGGGCCATATCAACTTCAGGCGCTCTGCTCCCAACTGGCGAAAGAGTTCCCCTTTGCCGCTCGGCTCAATGCGATGGCAAGGCAGGCAGCAGCAGACCGAGCCTGGTTCGCTATCAGCCGGTTCTACGACAACTGCAAAAGCGGCAAACCCGGCAAGAAGGGCTATCCCCGTTTCCAGAAGGATAATCGCAGCGTCGAGTACAAGACTTCTGGCTGGAAACTGGAAGCGGATGGCAAGCAGCTCACTTTCACCGATGGCCTGGGCATGGGCACGGTACGGCTCATTGGCACGCGCTCCATTGAAACCTTCCCCATTGCTCAGATCAAGCGGGTGCGTCTGCTGCGTCGTGCCGATGGCTATTATGTCCAGTTTGCCGTCCAGGCAGATCGGCAAATCACGCATGAGCCAACGGGCAAGCAGATCGGCATTGATGTGGGCCTGAAAGCCTTCTATACCGACTCGGACGGGCAACAGGTAGACAATCCCCGGTATCTGTGCAAGGCAGAAACGAAACTGAAGCGCTTGCATCGGCGTGTTTCGCGCAAGGTGAAGCGCTCCAAAAACCGCAAGAAAGCTATCAAGCGACTGGCTAAGGGCTATTTGAGAGTCAGCAGGCAGCGTAAAGATTTTGCAGTCAAGGCTGCGAGAGCGCTTATCCAATCTAGCGATTTGGTCGCCTACGAAGACTTGAAAATAGCGAGCCTGGTCAAGAACCATCACCTTGCCAAAAGGATCAGCGATGCCAGTTG from Ktedonobacterales bacterium harbors:
- a CDS encoding RecX family transcriptional regulator; this encodes MVYIVALLQVGEAMKITAIETQTRRADRRSIFIDGAFALALDETLALEYGVFVGREVSQEELDQWRAADLFQQTLNHALNFITYRPRSRQEVRRNLQGRRVAPEVIEQTLAKLEEMGVLSDQQFAEFWVENREQFNPRGARALSAELRQKGVDRETIEATIAPERDEERALAAAQKKLRSLMNADYQTFRKQLGAFLLRRGFSYGVSAGAVRQLWEQLHQERPAEEDGEVFVEDARLDE
- the rsgA gene encoding ribosome small subunit-dependent GTPase A codes for the protein MNAKQTFSSSTPASSSHNHTNDGHAGGAAPPLAEGMIIEGSRGLYRVETPEGALLCVIRGRLRKQLEYPSSATAHKRVQKAVVKEHDPVAVGDRVRVLPTGGGKGVIEEVVARAGGSFARADPDVGKGKIRSVAGLDQMIAVFAARHPSPHVRMLDRFLALAEMQRVAAVICINKVDLGIEPWLAERLDAYRAAGYPVILTSVTTGEGVEALRCALDGRTSAFLGPSGVGKSSLLNALQPDLASRVSEVSEATGKGRHTTTGTRFYPLDGPAGGYIADTAGIRALALGGAADGRLDQCFPEFRPYLGSCHLSDCSHLHEPHCAVRAAVAAHAIDSGRYESYCRLYGGERDIAMGDWIDG
- a CDS encoding alpha/beta fold hydrolase yields the protein MAKERLQMKLCLTEQRLEGKWTCRHLTADDIPALARLMLDAYRGTIDDEGESLDDALEVVQGTFAGTSGALLEACSFVIEEWGEPLACTLVTWWDEQPLLAYVMTHPTAKNRGMGRFLIEKSVNALLAQGYRKVSLFVTRGNLPAQHLYERLGFQIMSTRGSAEVNGTHLFYEVAGAGHPLVLLHSGLTNCQMWDAQWETFAQEYRVIRYDLRGFGRSGAASGSFSHREDLSQLLRFLSVERAYLIGSSMGGQLAIDFALEHPEMVAALIPVGSGVNGEAPSDFLLERWREIDAAAEGKDVAQAVELELRLWVDGPGRTPEQVDPAVREQVRQMNTHNFERSEQEQGQPQPLEPPALSRLGEIRAPTLVLVGAYDVPDKLASADLLARGISGAKKVVMSGAAHLPSMEQPGPFNRLALEFLGRL
- a CDS encoding GNAT family N-acetyltransferase translates to MSSKQTYTIEKLLQPGPDTLTAIRLLARACEAEDHAPVRISWGMLQSRPGLSPDFCCYLDGLLVGYLFMDHYDPKERETVILAHPAYRRRGIGQALLAEAREACQQTGVERIVLLCERRAASGQAFVQRVGASFDFAEHEMVLGDYQPLNARASQIILRRAESADLDALASLQASSFDEPEDLVRQRLIRHWQDQASRQYIATLAAGQADTAEPVGLVRLTVEADETGIYGLGVAPAYQGRGYGRQIVEEAIRAARSADPRRAIMLDVDVSNSRAFNLYSSCGFQVRATYDYYRLNLTGA
- the mscL gene encoding large conductance mechanosensitive channel protein MscL encodes the protein MGLFKGFKDFILRGNLVDLAVGFVVGAAFAGLVQAFVTDLITPLISIPGKFSFPEWVFTIRGSVFHIGHFINTLVSFLIISAVVFLFVVRPVAAILDEVRKHEKQAEPGTRECPFCLNQISLKATRCGFCTSEVPAVPAPTAAPENEKK
- a CDS encoding nitroreductase/quinone reductase family protein encodes the protein MSTTAPKHFDADTQNRLAQAEEIQIETRRPGAGASAHRTTIWVVKVGEDVSIRSIHGNAGRWYQEIRANPTGVVYIDGQRIPVRAVPVTDDTTIARISDEYRRKYGSDPFLPSMVRDEILPMTLRLEPI
- a CDS encoding replication-associated recombination protein A, whose product is MTHSEHSDNQRSLFDADEAPGSVASKSASDAHMPLAARMRPRALDEIVGQEHIIGPGKVLRRAIESDHVPSMILWGPPGSGKTTLAEVIAGATHTYFIRLSAVTAGVVELRKAVETANERRKAYNQRTILFIDEIHRFNKAQQDAVLPHVERGVVTLIGATTENPSFEVNAALLSRSRVFTLRALSDEQVAVIIQRALSDPERGLGRLQTILQPNALDFLAIAANGDARVALNALELATDAALPDETGQRIITIAAIEGALQHRALLYDKAGEEHYNLISALHKALRGSDPDASLYWLGRMLEAGEDPLYIVRRLIRFASEDVGMADPQALVVAVAAQQAVHFIGMPEGKLALAQLVVHLAAAPKSNALYMAYARVEQDVQQTRSDPVPLWIRNAPTQLMKDLDYSKGYIYSHDVYQQMTTDDPTRPPPEALQEYLPDTLKGRRYYEPTPFGEEGAIKSWLDKRRQGQGKQQEEQK
- a CDS encoding transposase, with translation MLILEYKLRANKSQQTAIDEAIRTTQFVRNKALRLWMDTRGTGPYQLQALCSQLAKEFPFAARLNAMARQAAADRAWFAISRFYDNCKSGKPGKKGYPRFQKDNRSVEYKTSGWKLEADGKQLTFTDGLGMGTVRLIGTRSIETFPIAQIKRVRLLRRADGYYVQFAVQADRQITHEPTGKQIGIDVGLKAFYTDSDGQQVDNPRYLCKAETKLKRLHRRVSRKVKRSKNRKKAIKRLAKGYLRVSRQRKDFAVKAARALIQSSDLVAYEDLKIASLVKNHHLAKRISDASWGLFLGWLRYYGQMHGISVIAVSPRYTTQDCSGCGERVKKTLSMRTHICPACGLVLDRDYNAALNILFAALEYLAAYRTAGQAETGRSQERQNASGQWTSSALKRLRVVKPAG